A genome region from Blastocatellia bacterium includes the following:
- a CDS encoding glutaredoxin family protein: MRERPVVTIYSKPGCHLCEEAKEAIMRSGCPVAFRLEIVNIEEDAQLFARFKDDIPVIFINGLKAFKHRVTPREFCDRLCRITQRTR, translated from the coding sequence ATGCGCGAGAGACCGGTGGTTACGATTTATTCAAAGCCCGGTTGTCATTTGTGCGAGGAGGCGAAGGAAGCTATTATGAGATCCGGCTGTCCGGTGGCATTCCGGTTGGAGATCGTCAACATCGAGGAGGATGCGCAGCTCTTTGCCCGGTTTAAGGATGACATCCCGGTCATTTTCATCAACGGTCTCAAAGCGTTCAAGCATCGCGTGACGCCGAGAGAGTTTTGTGACAGGCTCTGTCGTATCACTCAACGAACGAGGTGA
- a CDS encoding M28 family peptidase: MRPLGLRVLLAGLMMVIACSHQPESQATDSQSPSSRSATEFDGERAFQHVRALVEMGPRPVGSAAHDRARDYIVAELKKYGLTIIKDEFTAQTPLGQRPMVSIIGELKGESDNILILASHYDTKLFTDITFVGANDGGSSTGALLELARVIAARQQKPKHTLWFTFFDGEEAFVNWTQADSKYGSRHLVARLEGERKLEKVKAMILLDMIGDKDLELKRDGYSTPWLVDIIWAAARELGYEKHFSSSETFIDDDHIPFLDKGVPAVDLIDFNYGLFNRYWHTAEDTLDKLSPRSLKIVGDTVLTALPRIEEAVNQKGKS; this comes from the coding sequence ATGAGACCACTGGGATTGCGCGTGTTGCTGGCGGGGTTGATGATGGTGATCGCCTGCTCTCACCAGCCGGAGTCGCAAGCGACCGACAGTCAATCTCCTTCGTCTCGGTCGGCCACAGAATTCGATGGGGAGCGAGCTTTTCAGCATGTGCGGGCACTGGTGGAGATGGGGCCGCGACCGGTGGGAAGCGCTGCTCACGACCGAGCGCGCGATTACATCGTCGCCGAGTTGAAAAAATATGGGCTGACAATCATCAAGGACGAATTCACGGCCCAAACGCCGCTCGGCCAGCGACCCATGGTCAGCATCATCGGCGAGCTGAAGGGCGAAAGCGATAACATCCTGATCCTGGCCAGCCACTACGACACTAAACTTTTCACTGACATCACCTTCGTGGGAGCCAATGACGGCGGATCGAGTACCGGAGCCTTGCTCGAACTCGCCCGCGTGATCGCTGCTCGCCAGCAGAAGCCAAAACACACGCTCTGGTTCACCTTCTTTGACGGCGAAGAAGCGTTCGTCAACTGGACGCAAGCGGATTCCAAGTATGGCAGTCGTCATCTCGTGGCCCGACTGGAGGGGGAGCGAAAGCTGGAGAAGGTGAAGGCGATGATCCTTCTCGATATGATCGGGGATAAAGACCTGGAGCTCAAACGCGATGGCTATTCCACTCCCTGGCTGGTGGATATCATCTGGGCGGCCGCCAGGGAACTCGGGTACGAGAAGCATTTCAGTTCGAGCGAGACCTTCATTGATGACGACCACATCCCCTTTCTGGACAAAGGTGTGCCAGCCGTGGACCTGATTGATTTCAACTACGGATTGTTCAATCGCTACTGGCACACGGCGGAAGACACCCTCGACAAGTTGAGTCCCAGGAGCCTGAAAATCGTCGGCGACACCGTGCTCACCGCCCTGCCGCGCATTGAGGAGGCTGTGAATCAAAAGGGCAAGAGCTGA
- a CDS encoding 3-isopropylmalate dehydrogenase, with amino-acid sequence MGRRIAVIPGDGIGIEVVTEAVRVLEKANRLYHLDLEFTWFDWGAEKYLREGVTLPSGAVEMLQSDYAAILAGAFGDPRVPDNKHAHDILLGLRFRLDLYINLRPVRLLAEDLTPLKNRTVRDLDFVIFRENTEGAYVGIGGIFKKGTDEEIALQEEINTRRGVERIIVAAFEYARRQGRRRVTLVDKSNAMRFGHDLWQRTFREVAHRYPEIEATHQYVDTMALLMVQNPAECDVIVTTNLFGDILSDLGAALVGGLGVAPSGNIHPGRVSLFEPVHGSAPSLAGKNLANPIGAVLTAAMMLEYLDEKPAARAIETAVIETIAAGEVTRDLGGRLSTSEAGQAIVARLR; translated from the coding sequence ATGGGACGGCGGATTGCCGTGATTCCCGGTGATGGCATCGGGATCGAGGTGGTGACCGAAGCGGTGAGGGTGCTTGAGAAGGCCAATCGCCTCTACCATCTGGATCTCGAGTTCACCTGGTTTGATTGGGGAGCGGAGAAGTACCTTCGAGAGGGCGTGACGCTCCCTTCGGGGGCGGTGGAGATGTTACAGTCGGACTATGCGGCTATCCTGGCGGGGGCGTTCGGCGACCCTCGCGTCCCCGATAATAAACATGCTCACGACATCCTTCTCGGTCTTCGGTTCAGACTCGATCTCTACATTAATTTGCGCCCCGTTCGGTTACTCGCGGAGGACCTGACGCCACTGAAAAATCGCACGGTCCGTGATCTCGATTTCGTCATCTTTCGAGAAAATACCGAGGGCGCTTATGTCGGCATCGGCGGCATCTTCAAAAAGGGAACGGACGAGGAGATCGCTCTTCAAGAGGAAATCAACACGCGACGGGGCGTCGAGCGCATCATCGTGGCAGCGTTCGAGTATGCGCGTCGGCAGGGACGACGGCGAGTGACGCTGGTGGATAAATCGAATGCGATGCGCTTCGGCCACGACCTCTGGCAGCGCACCTTCCGCGAGGTGGCTCATCGTTATCCGGAGATCGAAGCGACCCATCAGTACGTGGATACAATGGCGTTGCTCATGGTGCAGAATCCCGCCGAGTGCGATGTCATCGTCACGACAAACCTCTTCGGTGATATCTTGAGCGATCTCGGGGCGGCACTCGTTGGAGGATTGGGGGTCGCTCCATCGGGAAATATTCATCCCGGGCGGGTGTCACTTTTCGAGCCGGTTCACGGCTCCGCTCCGTCGCTGGCGGGAAAGAATCTCGCCAATCCCATCGGGGCTGTGCTGACCGCGGCGATGATGCTCGAATATCTCGACGAGAAACCGGCGGCACGGGCTATCGAAACGGCGGTGATCGAAACGATCGCCGCCGGGGAGGTCACTCGGGATTTAGGTGGGCGACTCTCAACCAGTGAAGCGGGGCAGGCCATCGTCGCCCGATTAAGATGA
- a CDS encoding alpha/beta hydrolase, translated as MPFLDLDEGRIYYRQQGQGEPIVFVNDWPLSHHYWGPLAHRLRSCFRLIGFDPRSTGQSRTLVPSAPCDVETQAEDLHSIITRLGLGEVHLVGHGLGTVVAGLCLRVHPQDVRTLTLITPILRPEAPEGVNGYVAYAQAVLMLRKLTAVPLARNLLLRRYSYGRIPSAYRQALLEDFNRVSVSAAWEAIHSATEEETLRRFAESLTMTKCPVLILACGADKLSPLETARWIYDRIQTGTLITLKTHGHFPMLESPEKIGSLLREFFEKTSPGTGSAVS; from the coding sequence ATGCCCTTTCTCGATCTCGATGAGGGGCGGATTTACTACCGCCAGCAGGGGCAGGGCGAACCGATCGTCTTCGTCAACGACTGGCCGCTGTCACACCATTACTGGGGGCCTCTGGCGCATCGGCTGCGCTCCTGCTTCCGACTGATCGGATTCGACCCTCGAAGTACGGGCCAGAGTCGCACGCTCGTTCCCTCCGCCCCCTGCGATGTTGAAACCCAGGCGGAAGATCTTCACAGCATCATCACGCGACTGGGGTTGGGCGAAGTTCATCTCGTCGGTCACGGCCTGGGAACGGTGGTGGCTGGCCTCTGCCTCCGGGTGCATCCGCAGGACGTGCGCACGTTGACGCTCATCACCCCGATCCTCCGGCCTGAAGCACCCGAAGGAGTGAACGGATATGTCGCCTATGCCCAGGCTGTTCTCATGTTGCGGAAACTCACGGCTGTCCCTCTGGCGCGCAATCTGCTGCTCCGTCGCTATTCCTACGGACGCATCCCCTCGGCCTATCGCCAGGCTCTGCTGGAGGACTTCAATCGCGTGAGCGTATCGGCCGCGTGGGAGGCGATTCACTCGGCGACCGAAGAAGAAACCTTGCGCCGCTTCGCCGAGTCCCTGACGATGACCAAATGTCCCGTGCTCATCCTGGCCTGTGGCGCGGACAAACTGTCGCCTTTGGAGACAGCACGCTGGATCTATGATCGGATTCAAACCGGTACACTCATCACCTTGAAAACACACGGTCATTTCCCCATGCTTGAGTCCCCGGAGAAAATCGGCAGCTTGCTGCGGGAGTTCTTCGAGAAAACGTCACCCGGGACTGGCAGTGCAGTTTCCTGA
- a CDS encoding sigma 54-interacting transcriptional regulator, whose protein sequence is MGSRTVVQAPIDQTALRGRMRVVVVTESLVRSREIAHLLEPVGCRITPLIYSEAGDGAFSGSESDLVVAEIPEDDPSVLHQLRGQSGVPIVALVPERLIGSAMELARMDHCRFLLTPAHPREILEVVRDQLDLVALRQTTSWLTDQLRARYHPDNLIGVSRGAHNRRAFVRAFADVDLPILLVGERGVGKETVARTLHYASRRALLPFLLVDTEALPTGGLEPLLFGNTMRPEPHAPVFRPGLMELARGGTIYLTDIARIPQIVQMRLATLLREQHSSGDEPRVRPRLIFGSLVSPDSLRRQRLLDEDLWLLLQETQLTIEPLRQRQEDIPLFVEAFTGEICREFNKEPREITPGALEALKRYSWPENVSQLKKTLLAAFERARPPAIDETMLPEPIGTRPSPVPKMAVTEAGLDFYEVVEEFERALISSALHLTAGNQRRAARLLRLKETTLAAMRKRLFPKSGEGK, encoded by the coding sequence ATGGGTTCTAGGACTGTGGTACAAGCCCCGATTGATCAAACGGCTCTTCGCGGGCGGATGCGGGTGGTCGTTGTGACAGAGTCGCTCGTTCGGAGCCGTGAAATTGCTCATCTGCTGGAACCGGTGGGATGCCGGATTACACCGCTCATTTACTCGGAGGCCGGGGACGGAGCATTTTCCGGGTCGGAGTCTGATCTGGTGGTTGCTGAAATTCCCGAAGATGATCCCTCGGTGCTTCATCAGCTAAGGGGTCAATCGGGGGTGCCGATTGTGGCGCTGGTTCCGGAGCGTCTGATCGGATCGGCTATGGAGCTGGCCCGGATGGATCACTGTCGCTTCCTCCTGACGCCGGCGCATCCCCGAGAAATTCTTGAAGTTGTGAGGGACCAGCTCGATCTGGTTGCCCTGCGGCAAACAACCTCCTGGCTCACCGATCAGCTGAGGGCTCGTTATCATCCCGATAATCTCATCGGCGTGAGCCGGGGAGCGCACAATCGTCGAGCCTTCGTTCGAGCATTTGCCGATGTGGACCTTCCGATCTTGCTCGTAGGCGAGCGCGGGGTGGGAAAGGAGACGGTGGCGCGAACACTCCACTATGCGAGTCGCCGAGCCCTGCTTCCTTTTCTTCTCGTTGACACCGAAGCCCTTCCGACAGGAGGGCTGGAGCCGCTCCTTTTTGGCAACACGATGCGGCCTGAGCCTCACGCGCCGGTCTTTCGGCCCGGGCTCATGGAACTGGCTCGGGGTGGAACGATCTACCTGACGGACATCGCCCGTATACCCCAAATTGTCCAGATGCGGTTGGCGACCCTTCTCCGGGAACAGCACTCCTCCGGCGATGAACCTCGCGTGCGGCCGCGACTCATCTTTGGCAGTCTCGTATCGCCTGACAGCCTGAGGCGTCAACGGTTGCTCGATGAGGATCTCTGGCTCCTGCTTCAGGAGACGCAGCTCACCATCGAGCCGCTGCGTCAGCGACAGGAAGACATCCCGCTCTTTGTCGAGGCCTTCACCGGTGAAATTTGCCGGGAGTTCAACAAAGAGCCGAGAGAGATCACGCCCGGTGCTCTGGAGGCGCTCAAGCGTTATTCGTGGCCCGAGAATGTGAGCCAGTTGAAGAAGACGCTCCTTGCGGCGTTCGAACGTGCTCGTCCACCGGCCATTGACGAGACAATGCTCCCGGAACCCATCGGGACCAGGCCGTCACCCGTTCCGAAGATGGCGGTGACCGAAGCCGGTCTGGATTTCTATGAAGTCGTCGAGGAGTTTGAACGGGCACTCATCAGTAGCGCCCTTCACCTGACGGCGGGAAATCAGCGGCGAGCCGCTCGATTGCTGCGCCTGAAGGAGACAACGCTGGCGGCCATGCGCAAGCGGCTGTTCCCGAAATCGGGAGAGGGGAAATAG
- a CDS encoding energy transducer TonB has translation MGRPGGKSGRDRHSETAPAAWLYFLDERTKPDRRYRLAGLTLTLALHGFYVAALFYDYYQDLQRWKVLMGLQLVARPGQVTLLSPSDIARLTAPLYYPPGLIRSSAEEEEARRRQEQERRREQQRQQAKEQREEEEEPPKPIPQSWEELEKQAQETATQLNIGPIKEAIAQLYEARLRGELAFTELRVGVSFRVKKDGELTDIRLAEPSGIPEVDSAALMVINEASRVRVLAPLAVAESCTVRLVISDAAQLYFIAASRNEAGASDLLAQLNGLLLLVRLNSGRLDPDVASVIARLTIIQEGRNVIASVKIPRSEAAEMLKNRLGAKT, from the coding sequence ATGGGAAGGCCAGGAGGCAAAAGCGGACGAGACCGGCACTCCGAGACCGCTCCGGCGGCATGGCTTTATTTTCTTGACGAGCGCACCAAACCCGACCGCCGCTATCGCCTGGCCGGTCTCACATTGACGCTGGCACTTCACGGCTTTTATGTGGCAGCTCTCTTTTATGATTATTACCAGGACCTCCAGCGATGGAAGGTCCTCATGGGATTACAACTGGTCGCTCGCCCCGGTCAGGTCACGTTGCTCAGTCCCTCCGACATCGCGCGACTGACGGCTCCGCTGTATTATCCTCCCGGTCTGATCAGGTCGTCTGCTGAGGAGGAGGAAGCTCGACGACGGCAAGAGCAGGAGCGTCGGCGCGAGCAGCAACGACAGCAGGCGAAGGAGCAACGGGAGGAGGAAGAAGAGCCCCCCAAGCCCATCCCTCAGTCCTGGGAAGAGCTGGAGAAGCAAGCCCAGGAAACGGCCACACAGCTCAACATCGGTCCCATCAAGGAAGCCATCGCCCAACTGTACGAAGCCCGTCTTCGAGGCGAACTGGCCTTCACCGAGTTACGAGTGGGCGTTTCTTTTCGGGTGAAGAAAGATGGCGAACTGACCGACATTCGGCTGGCTGAACCGTCGGGAATCCCCGAAGTGGACTCAGCGGCGCTCATGGTCATCAACGAAGCGAGCCGCGTGCGTGTCCTGGCTCCACTGGCTGTCGCCGAATCCTGCACGGTTCGCCTGGTCATTTCCGATGCTGCTCAGCTCTATTTCATCGCTGCCTCGCGCAACGAAGCCGGTGCTTCCGACCTTCTGGCTCAGCTCAACGGCCTGTTGCTGCTGGTGCGGTTGAATTCCGGTCGGCTCGATCCCGATGTGGCCTCGGTCATCGCCCGGCTCACCATCATTCAGGAAGGACGCAATGTCATCGCCAGCGTGAAAATCCCTCGTTCGGAAGCCGCTGAAATGCTCAAGAATCGTCTGGGGGCTAAAACCTGA
- a CDS encoding tryptophanase, which yields MKTIIEPFRIKVVEPIKMTTREERERYLRQAGYNLFLIPAENVIIDLLTDSGTAAMSSEQWAAVMRGDESYAGSASFYRFEASVRDIFGFKHIIPTHQGRAAERILFSILCRPGHIVPNNTHFDTTRANIEYVGAEAVDLPIREFYQPSVVHPFKGNMDTDALRSLIERVGPERIPLVMLTVTNNSGGGQPVSMANIREVREICNRYGIPLYLDACRFAENAYFIKLREEGYADKPVKEIAREMFSLADGCTMSAKKDGLANIGGFLCTNDDRLAQQEKDLLILTEGFPTYGGLAGRDLEAIAVGLQEVLHEDYLEYRFASTRYLGQHIAEAGVPIVQPPGGHAIYIDAGAMLPHIPPLQFPAQSLAVELYREAGIRSVEIGSVMFARHHPETGEEIPAPMELVRLAIPRRVYTQSHIDYVIEAILNVFKRRESLRGYRIVHQAPFLRHFTARFEPIE from the coding sequence ATGAAAACGATTATTGAGCCATTTCGCATCAAGGTCGTCGAACCGATCAAGATGACGACGCGAGAGGAACGCGAGCGGTATCTTCGCCAGGCGGGATACAATCTGTTTCTCATCCCGGCGGAAAACGTCATCATTGATCTGCTCACCGATAGTGGAACGGCGGCGATGAGTTCCGAACAATGGGCTGCCGTCATGCGCGGCGACGAATCCTACGCCGGGAGCGCGAGTTTCTACCGGTTTGAAGCGAGCGTGCGGGATATTTTCGGTTTCAAGCATATCATCCCCACGCATCAGGGACGCGCGGCCGAACGTATCCTTTTCTCCATTCTCTGTCGGCCCGGTCACATTGTGCCTAACAATACGCACTTCGATACGACGCGGGCCAATATCGAATATGTCGGTGCGGAAGCTGTTGATCTTCCGATCCGGGAATTCTACCAGCCGTCGGTCGTTCACCCCTTCAAAGGCAACATGGATACAGATGCATTACGCAGCCTCATCGAACGGGTCGGTCCCGAGCGGATTCCTCTGGTCATGCTCACGGTGACTAACAATTCCGGTGGGGGGCAGCCCGTCTCGATGGCCAATATCCGCGAGGTGCGAGAGATTTGTAATCGCTACGGCATCCCCCTGTATCTCGATGCCTGTCGTTTCGCCGAGAATGCGTATTTCATCAAGCTGCGCGAGGAGGGCTATGCCGACAAACCGGTCAAGGAGATCGCGCGCGAGATGTTCTCGCTGGCCGACGGTTGCACGATGTCGGCGAAAAAGGACGGGCTGGCCAATATTGGCGGATTTCTCTGCACCAATGATGATCGGCTGGCGCAGCAGGAGAAGGACCTGCTCATTCTCACCGAGGGATTCCCGACCTATGGCGGGCTCGCGGGACGCGATCTGGAAGCCATTGCCGTGGGACTTCAAGAGGTGCTCCACGAAGATTATCTGGAATATCGCTTCGCCTCGACGCGGTACCTCGGCCAGCATATTGCCGAAGCGGGCGTGCCGATCGTGCAGCCACCGGGAGGACACGCCATCTATATTGATGCAGGTGCGATGCTCCCGCACATTCCCCCGCTTCAGTTTCCGGCACAGTCCCTGGCGGTGGAACTTTATCGCGAGGCGGGGATTCGCTCGGTCGAAATCGGCTCGGTCATGTTCGCCCGGCATCATCCGGAAACGGGCGAGGAGATTCCCGCACCGATGGAGCTGGTTCGCCTGGCCATCCCGCGTCGCGTCTACACGCAGAGCCACATTGACTATGTCATCGAGGCCATCCTGAATGTCTTCAAGCGGCGCGAGTCTCTCAGGGGGTATCGAATCGTCCATCAGGCTCCCTTCCTCCGGCATTTCACGGCCCGATTTGAACCAATTGAGTGA
- a CDS encoding VWA domain-containing protein → MVCPFSSRAVVCVILSALAVGGSWQSAPRASAGRVARDLLFTPRQQKTPPSPSRGGAATVDKRLPFPAGGEVRVENPRGRILVFEGAPDQLRVVAEGSQVPASAADLRIEHGKTTVEIKCVAKEERVVDLHLAVPAGVKLRLKAEEGTIQVHGRVAGVRAETLSGDVILGIPIEDAKIEITWLEGYPRYGGPPLERSAAPTLLNPAQRGAAPPPAMLVGKLGTGRLPIQVRTLNGWVEVGMPTSTVPRTIIGAVPPQPLSHAARTIASSPQNPLGVAIRYIEPRLQRALAQADWLTGGKVPVGNSSSDEDVVKLESPLVTLNASVTDAEGKVITGLTAKDFTVTEDGVPQTITHFSRETAPFNLVLLLDVSGSTRGNFDVIRQAALRFVELMRPEDRLAIILFARDVEVVAHLTSDRQALTQALYRVQPPLGSTAVYDAIGYALVEEISRVRGQRNAIVVLSDGRDSSMAYLNTPLANDPLRRPGSFLRFEDLLNGVIQSDALIYPILLENEAQLAATLIESAREQVREGTRLAEQQFRQLADVSGGRLYRAAKLEDLEGVYEQIAADLRTIYSLAYMPTRVERDGRWRQVEVTVARPGARVRTRRGYFAQ, encoded by the coding sequence ATGGTTTGCCCCTTTTCCAGCCGCGCTGTCGTGTGCGTGATTTTGAGCGCGCTCGCTGTCGGCGGGAGCTGGCAGTCCGCCCCGCGGGCGAGTGCCGGGAGAGTCGCTCGCGACCTGCTCTTCACTCCCCGACAGCAGAAGACTCCCCCCTCACCCTCGAGGGGTGGCGCCGCCACTGTTGACAAACGCCTCCCCTTCCCCGCCGGAGGGGAAGTTCGCGTAGAAAATCCTCGTGGGCGGATCCTCGTCTTCGAGGGCGCGCCCGACCAGCTCCGCGTCGTGGCGGAGGGATCACAGGTGCCCGCCAGCGCCGCAGACCTCCGAATCGAGCATGGCAAAACCACCGTTGAAATCAAATGCGTCGCCAAGGAAGAGCGGGTCGTTGACCTCCATCTGGCCGTCCCGGCAGGGGTGAAGCTCAGGCTGAAGGCTGAAGAAGGAACGATCCAGGTTCACGGGCGCGTGGCCGGCGTGCGTGCCGAGACGCTGAGCGGAGATGTCATTCTCGGCATACCCATCGAGGATGCGAAGATTGAGATCACCTGGCTAGAAGGCTATCCTCGTTATGGAGGACCTCCGCTGGAACGTTCGGCCGCGCCCACGCTACTCAATCCGGCGCAGCGAGGGGCGGCTCCCCCCCCGGCGATGCTTGTCGGAAAACTCGGAACGGGTCGTCTTCCCATTCAGGTGAGAACGCTCAACGGGTGGGTCGAAGTGGGAATGCCCACCTCGACTGTCCCCCGGACCATCATCGGAGCTGTTCCTCCCCAGCCTCTCTCCCACGCCGCCCGTACCATCGCCAGCAGCCCACAGAATCCCTTGGGCGTGGCGATCCGTTACATCGAACCTCGACTGCAACGCGCCCTGGCTCAGGCCGACTGGCTCACGGGCGGCAAGGTCCCGGTTGGAAATAGCAGCAGTGACGAAGATGTCGTGAAATTGGAATCCCCCCTGGTGACCCTCAATGCCAGCGTCACCGACGCCGAGGGCAAGGTGATCACCGGACTGACGGCGAAAGATTTCACCGTCACCGAGGACGGGGTGCCACAAACGATCACCCATTTCAGCAGGGAGACGGCGCCGTTTAATCTCGTACTGCTGCTCGATGTGAGCGGGAGCACGCGGGGAAACTTCGACGTCATTCGTCAAGCGGCTTTGCGTTTTGTGGAGCTGATGCGCCCGGAGGATCGGCTGGCGATCATTCTCTTTGCTCGAGATGTCGAGGTTGTCGCTCATCTGACCAGCGATCGGCAGGCCCTGACGCAGGCACTCTATCGCGTCCAGCCTCCGCTGGGCAGCACAGCCGTTTATGATGCCATTGGCTATGCGCTCGTTGAAGAGATCAGTCGGGTTCGAGGCCAGCGCAATGCCATCGTCGTTCTGAGCGATGGTCGTGATAGTTCGATGGCCTATCTCAACACGCCACTGGCCAACGACCCGCTCCGGCGACCGGGTTCGTTCCTGCGTTTCGAAGACCTGCTCAATGGTGTCATCCAATCCGATGCATTGATTTACCCCATCCTTCTGGAAAACGAAGCGCAACTGGCGGCAACGCTCATCGAATCGGCCCGCGAGCAGGTGCGCGAGGGAACTCGCCTGGCCGAGCAGCAGTTTCGCCAGCTCGCCGATGTTTCCGGAGGCCGATTGTACCGGGCGGCGAAACTCGAGGACCTGGAGGGCGTCTATGAGCAGATTGCCGCCGATTTGCGCACGATCTACAGCCTCGCTTACATGCCCACGCGAGTTGAACGCGATGGACGCTGGCGGCAGGTCGAGGTCACCGTCGCGCGTCCGGGCGCACGCGTGCGCACCCGTCGCGGCTATTTCGCCCAGTAG
- a CDS encoding VWA domain-containing protein, which yields MVVLKKTLASHFHRGRSGVVVLLSLVALVGSGAGPSGRVSAQAERASERSSSTVVLPPQSPADQFIKLKSELVVLSVSVTDALGRFISGLKQDHFTVYEDDVPQTVKFFTTEDIPISVGIILDVSGSMRSKISRAREAVRRFIEWSNPQDEFFAIAFNHEVTLLADFTDGEVLLTYLPFLRPKGRTALFDAIYEGVLKLKHARYGKRVLLVISDGQDNSSRYSYGSLSRLMKESDVQIYTIGTPDPTLYNTYFEQQGISILQQISKLTGGRHFTVMGASLLEPVCANIARELRQQYNLGYMSTNTSRDGKWRRIKVEVAKQGGNKLKVHAKRGYYAPQGQP from the coding sequence ATGGTGGTACTAAAAAAGACTCTGGCTTCCCATTTTCATCGGGGACGATCGGGCGTCGTCGTCCTTCTCTCTCTGGTGGCTTTGGTCGGAAGTGGCGCGGGCCCTTCCGGTCGGGTTTCGGCTCAAGCAGAACGCGCATCGGAGCGGAGTTCCTCAACGGTAGTTCTTCCTCCGCAGTCGCCGGCCGATCAGTTCATCAAGTTGAAGTCCGAACTCGTCGTCCTCTCGGTGAGCGTGACCGATGCTCTGGGGCGATTCATCTCCGGGTTGAAGCAAGACCACTTTACCGTTTACGAGGATGATGTCCCCCAAACGGTGAAGTTCTTCACCACCGAAGATATTCCCATCAGCGTGGGGATCATCCTGGACGTATCGGGCAGCATGAGGAGTAAAATCAGCCGGGCGCGTGAGGCGGTGCGACGGTTCATCGAATGGAGTAATCCTCAGGATGAGTTCTTCGCTATCGCCTTCAATCACGAAGTGACGCTTCTGGCCGATTTCACCGATGGGGAAGTCTTGCTCACCTACCTACCGTTTCTTCGGCCCAAGGGGCGGACGGCTCTCTTCGATGCCATTTATGAGGGCGTTCTCAAGCTCAAGCATGCCCGCTATGGGAAGCGCGTCCTTCTCGTCATCAGCGACGGGCAGGATAACAGCTCGCGCTACAGCTACGGATCGCTCTCCCGGCTGATGAAGGAATCGGATGTGCAGATTTACACGATTGGGACGCCCGACCCAACGCTCTACAACACCTATTTCGAACAGCAAGGCATCTCCATCCTGCAGCAGATCTCGAAGCTGACTGGTGGACGTCACTTCACGGTGATGGGAGCCTCGCTGCTCGAACCCGTGTGCGCCAATATCGCGCGTGAGCTGCGCCAGCAATATAATCTCGGCTACATGTCCACCAACACGAGCCGGGATGGGAAGTGGCGAAGGATTAAAGTCGAGGTCGCCAAACAAGGGGGGAACAAGCTGAAGGTTCACGCCAAGCGCGGATATTACGCTCCTCAAGGACAACCCTAG